One Babesia bovis T2Bo chromosome 4 map unlocalized Chr4_1, whole genome shotgun sequence genomic window carries:
- a CDS encoding SmORF protein (Small Open Reading Frame (SmORF)) encodes MVSFNTLSKLCLVVAFGLSTTATSTDVAQEKPKKESLLSRFFGKKEEAKTQPVDVKEPTKTDTQEHNNTRGLFMYDVEWLLESKPENRAALRKALPSDIAKDVPEDCNKRMWSGLEEYISKFFKFYAIGWYLLPEPESRAALRYVLPKDLAAKVPEDCNVPIKPEVEKDIRKLFSETFQKQRLRREWNTGHMFSYG; translated from the coding sequence ATGGTATCCTTCAACACTCTTTCTAAGCTCTGTCTCGTGGTGGCATTTGGTCTGTCTACCACAGCCACTTCTACCGATGTAGCCCAGGAGAAACCCAAGAAGGAGTCTCTCTTAAGCAGATTCTTTGGTAAAAAAGAGGAAGCTAAGACTCAACCTGTGGATGTAAAAGAACCAACGAAAACAGATACTCAAGAGCATAATAATACAAGAGGTCTCTTCATGTACGATGTTGAATGGCTTCTGGAATCCAAGCCGGAAAACAGAGCTGCCTTACGTAAAGCATTACCAAGCGATATAGCAAAAGACGTTCCAGAGGACTGCAACAAGCGAATGTGGTCAGGACTAGAGGAATATATTTCTAAGTTTTTCAAATTTTATGCCATTGgatggtatctgttacctGAGCCGGAAAGTAGAGCAGCGCTACGTTATGTGTTGCCAAAGGATTTGGCTGCCAAAGTTCCAGAAGACTGTAATGTGCCAATAAAACCTGAAGTAGAGAAAGACATCAGAAAGTTATTCTCGGAAACTTTCCAAAAGCAAAGATTAAGACGTGAATGGAATACCGGTCACATGTTTTCATATGGTTAA
- a CDS encoding putative integral membrane protein yields MMETNTCTTIVLVLLWISLCLQALASLVAPIREYTTTLVLPTTTTLSTVLLALCLWQCKKAGYLVSPMTWYHWALLILLVLLQVMAVVLEQEIWGIGKATSADSTYPIYGIAVLLWAILGCTLFCGWKCNLFCRPCCKSQYICYGSAVVVVLVVLTVLAVTALLAKHGSGDGLGVFPFFGTLGQTEKDIIQYLGNLVVPIIQCHTMAFLWTTLLKLPYTVPEVVALIASALAVASMVALAVLGGTTLGGVQLSSKGYPFLAVHLVALVTALYCLECKATFCYPKQYLCLGLLAVVLLLALVVVVVVHVDSQRRGKDAAEYTLLGYSLLLMIPTLWYAYRCGLLTWCLPKKKALKDTDTAENTAADTDIAKES; encoded by the coding sequence ATGATGGAAACTAATACTTGTACTACTATAGTACTAGTACTTCTATGGATATCCCTATGCCTTCAGGCACTGGCTTCGTTGGTTGCCCCTATTCGCGAATACACAACTACTCTAGTGCTAcctactaccactacactATCCACTGTACTGCTAGCATTATGTCTATGGCAATGTAAGAAGGCAGGGTACCTTGTATCCCCAATGACCTGGTACCACTGGGCGCTACTGATACTGCTAGTACTATTACAAGTAATGGCAGTGGTATTGGAGCAAGAGATTTGGGGTATCGGGAAAGCTACATCTGCCGATTCGACATATCCCATTTATGGTATCGCGGTTCTACTATGGGCCATACTGGGTTGTACCCTATTCTGTGGATGGAAGTGTAACCTGTTCTGTAGACCATGCTGTAAAAGTCAGTATATTTGCTATGGTAGTgcagtagtggtagtactagtggtACTCACAGTATTGGCAGTGACAGCGTTACTTGCAAAGCACGGCAGTGGCGATGGTTTAGGCGTTTTCCCTTTTTTCGGTACTCTAGGACAGACCGAAAAAGACATCATTCAATACCTCGGTAACTTGGTGGTACCAATTATCCAGTGCCATACCATGGCATTTCTATGGACTACTCTACTGAAGTTACCATATACAGTTCCAGAGGTGGTAGCACTGATAGCTTCTGCACTGGCAGTGGCCTCTATGGTAGCAttggcagtactgggtGGTACCACTCTCGGTGGAGTACAACTCAGTTCTAAAGGATACCCCTTCCTAGCAGTACATCTAGTAGCCCTTGTCACCGCCTTATACTGCTTGGAGTGTAAGGCAACATTTTGTTATCCCAAGCAATACCTCTGCTTAGGGTTACTTGCAGTGGTGCTTCTGCTAGCTttggtagtggtagtggtagtgcATGTCGACAGTCAGCGCAGAGGAAAAGATGCTGCGGAATACACCCTTCTGGGCTACTCACTACTACTGATGATACCGACACtgtggtatgcataccgatGTGGTCTACTTACATGGTGTCTCCCCAAGAAAAAGGCTCTCAAGGATACTGACACTGCTGAGAACACGGCAGCAGAtactgatatcgcaaaagaATCTTAG